The genomic region ATTCTCTCGTATAATAGTTTGCTGAGGGGGATTGGTTTGAAAACGTAAAAACGTGTGAAAGCAATTCCCCGTTTTTTCTAAGGAGATGAAAACATGGGAGTAATGAAAAGTTTATTTTCCGGGAAACAGATGTCGGAGGCATTCATCTGTAGTGCATTTCTGGCTTTATCGGGAGGATTTCAGGATGCATATACCTATAATACGCGTAATGAAGTATTCTCGAATGCACAGACAGGTAACGTGGTGCTGATGAGCCAGAATTTCATGACGGGAAAATGGGAGGCGGGACTGAAGTATTTATTTCCGCTTTTTGCATTTGCTTTGGGTGTTCTGATCGCAGAACAGATCCAGCATAAGTATAAATATGCAAAACATCTGCACTGGAGACAGGGAATTCTGGGAGCAGAGATTATAATCCTGTTCATTGTAGGATTTATTCCACAACGCGGAAATATGATCGCGACTGTTCTGGTATCCTTTGCCTGTGCGATGCAGGTGCAGAGTTTCCGGAAGGTGAATGGATTCTCATATGCGAGTACGATGTGTATCGGTAATTTGAGAAGCGGAACGGCAGCACTGTCTTTTTATCTGAGAGAAAGAAGACCAGAGCAGCTGCGCCAGGCAATGTATTATTTGGGAATCATAGTTCTGTTTGCGATAGGAGCCGGAATCGGCGGCAATCTTTCTGCCAATTACGGAATCCATATGATATGGGTATCGTGCGGACTTTTGATTGTCAGCTTCCTGCTGATGTTCCTGGATATAGAAGCACGGAGAAGCAGAGCATAATAGAAGAAAAAATAAGAGACATTGATCCGCTGTCAGATGCGGATCAATGTCTCGATTAGTTTCTGTGCTGCAATACTTTGTGGCTTGGAAGCATTCTGTACAAGACAGATGTGTCTTGCAGGAAGAGATTCTTTCAGATGAATCTGAAGAATTTCCCCGCGCTTCAGCGGTTCTTCTGCAAGTTTCTCCGGATAGAAGCCGATACCGAGATTGTGCTGGATCAGGGCCAGACACTGATCGGTAGATGTAACTTCCAGATCCGGACGGAACGGAAAGCCGTGGGAAGAAAAGTACTGAATATGAAGATCTCTGGTGCTGGTATTATTCTCCAGCGAGACAAAAGGATATTCCGCAAGTTCTTCCAGCGAGCAGATGTGAGAAGCCAGTTCTTTGTATTTCGGACCGGCGATCAGAATTTCCCGGAAAGAACCAAGGGAAATCTTCTGGAACTGCTTCTGGACCGAAAGAGGTGTTGTTACAACTGCGAAATCCACCAGCCCGCTTTCCAGGGAAGCGATTGCCTGCGGAGTGGAATGGTTGGAAATCTTAAGCCTTACATGTGGATA from Dorea longicatena harbors:
- a CDS encoding YoaK family protein produces the protein MGVMKSLFSGKQMSEAFICSAFLALSGGFQDAYTYNTRNEVFSNAQTGNVVLMSQNFMTGKWEAGLKYLFPLFAFALGVLIAEQIQHKYKYAKHLHWRQGILGAEIIILFIVGFIPQRGNMIATVLVSFACAMQVQSFRKVNGFSYASTMCIGNLRSGTAALSFYLRERRPEQLRQAMYYLGIIVLFAIGAGIGGNLSANYGIHMIWVSCGLLIVSFLLMFLDIEARRSRA
- a CDS encoding LysR family transcriptional regulator, with protein sequence MSTYDYYRIFYHVAQQHSFTKAAEVLHNNQPNITRCMNNLETELGCHLFVRSNRGVSLTPEGQKLFNHVAIAFEQLELGETELKRDQSLTSGLISIGVSENALRIMLLPKLEAFHNHYPHVRLKISNHSTPQAIASLESGLVDFAVVTTPLSVQKQFQKISLGSFREILIAGPKYKELASHICSLEELAEYPFVSLENNTSTRDLHIQYFSSHGFPFRPDLEVTSTDQCLALIQHNLGIGFYPEKLAEEPLKRGEILQIHLKESLPARHICLVQNASKPQSIAAQKLIETLIRI